In a single window of the Streptomyces cinnabarinus genome:
- a CDS encoding dipeptide ABC transporter ATP-binding protein, whose amino-acid sequence MSLVEVTGLSVEFGDLRAVDDLSFRLARGGSLALVGESGSGKSTAAAALLGLHRGTGARVSGAVRVAGVDVEEASEEEIRRLRGARAAMVFQDPLSSLDPYYAIGDQIAEVYRVHTRASRRAARARAVEVLDRVGIPDPVRRSRARPHEFSGGMRQRALIAMALACEPGLLIADEPTTALDVTVQAQILDLLHALRAETGMGLLLVTHDVGVAAESAEEVLVMRHGRVVEHGPVDAVLGSPAQPYTRELLGAVPRVDAPRASSSAVSEDVAASGDVAASGDVAASEEAVSEKSAVSEEVVLEASGLSRVFGRGRRAVTAVDGVSLTVRRGETLGIVGESGSGKTTLGRMLVGLLRPTAGEVRHAGHARVGVDPAVQMVFQDPVSSLNPRRTVGESVAAPLRARGERDEGLIRGRVRELLERVGLEAAHYDRYPHEFSGGQRQRVGIARALAADPRVIVCDEPVSALDVTTQAQVVALLGELQRELGLALVFVAHDLAVVRQVSDRVAVMRDGRIVEEGPADAVYDRPREAYTRRLLAAVPALDPALAARRRVERRELAVT is encoded by the coding sequence ATGAGCCTGGTCGAAGTCACCGGCCTCTCCGTGGAGTTCGGCGACCTGAGAGCCGTCGACGACCTGTCCTTCCGGCTGGCGCGGGGCGGCTCGCTCGCCCTGGTCGGGGAGTCCGGCTCGGGCAAGTCCACCGCCGCGGCCGCCCTGTTGGGGCTGCACCGGGGTACGGGGGCGCGGGTGAGCGGCGCGGTGCGGGTCGCCGGGGTCGACGTGGAGGAGGCGTCGGAGGAGGAGATACGGCGGCTGCGGGGCGCCAGGGCCGCGATGGTCTTCCAGGACCCGCTGTCGTCCCTGGACCCGTACTACGCGATCGGCGACCAGATCGCCGAGGTGTACCGCGTGCACACCCGCGCGTCCCGGCGCGCGGCACGCGCGCGTGCGGTGGAGGTACTGGACCGGGTGGGCATCCCGGACCCGGTACGGCGCTCCCGCGCGCGCCCGCACGAGTTCAGCGGCGGCATGCGCCAGCGCGCCCTGATCGCCATGGCGCTGGCCTGCGAGCCCGGGCTGCTGATCGCCGACGAGCCGACCACCGCGCTGGACGTGACCGTGCAGGCCCAGATCCTCGACCTGCTGCACGCCCTGCGCGCGGAGACCGGCATGGGGCTGCTGCTCGTCACGCACGACGTCGGAGTCGCCGCCGAGAGCGCCGAGGAGGTGCTGGTGATGCGGCACGGGCGGGTCGTCGAGCACGGGCCGGTCGACGCCGTCCTGGGATCGCCGGCCCAGCCGTACACGCGTGAGCTGCTCGGTGCCGTCCCGCGCGTGGACGCGCCGCGGGCGTCGTCTTCAGCGGTCTCGGAGGACGTAGCGGCATCGGGGGACGTAGCGGCATCGGGGGACGTAGCGGCTTCGGAGGAGGCGGTCTCGGAGAAGTCGGCGGTCTCGGAGGAGGTCGTGCTGGAGGCGAGTGGGCTCAGCCGGGTGTTCGGGCGGGGGAGGCGGGCGGTCACGGCCGTGGACGGGGTGTCGCTCACCGTCCGCCGGGGCGAGACGCTCGGCATCGTGGGGGAGAGCGGCAGCGGGAAGACCACCCTCGGGCGGATGCTCGTCGGGCTGCTCCGGCCCACGGCGGGCGAGGTCCGGCACGCGGGGCACGCGCGCGTGGGCGTCGATCCGGCGGTGCAGATGGTCTTCCAGGACCCCGTCTCCTCCCTCAATCCCCGGCGCACCGTGGGCGAGTCGGTCGCGGCCCCGCTCCGTGCGCGGGGAGAGCGGGACGAGGGGCTCATCAGGGGGCGCGTGAGGGAACTGCTGGAGCGCGTGGGGCTCGAAGCGGCGCACTACGACCGCTACCCGCACGAGTTCAGCGGGGGACAGCGACAGCGCGTGGGCATCGCGCGGGCGCTCGCCGCCGACCCGCGCGTCATCGTCTGCGACGAGCCCGTCTCCGCGCTCGACGTCACCACACAGGCCCAGGTGGTCGCCCTTCTCGGCGAGTTGCAGCGCGAACTCGGACTCGCGCTCGTCTTCGTCGCGCACGACCTCGCCGTCGTCCGCCAGGTGAGCGACCGGGTCGCGGTGATGCGCGACGGGAGGATCGTCGAAGAGGGCCCGGCCGATGCTGTGTACGACCGCCCGCGCGAGGCGTACACCCGTCGGCTGCTGGCCGCCGTACCGGCCCTCGACCCGGCTCTCGCCGCCCGACGGCGGGTCGAGCGGCGGGAATTGGCCGTGACCTAA
- a CDS encoding DUF3152 domain-containing protein, translating to MGRHSRRGPAPKSEAAADSAGRRRGAQGGSRAPQAPRAPQAPQGGPGGPGGPGGPGGPGVSDGAPTRGVPRFPDGTPAHGVPRYADGTPAHGVPRYADGTPARGVPRLPDGTPAHGFPRLPDGTPAYGFPHLPDGTPAHGFPRLPDGTPAHGSPRFPDGTPAHGFPRVRGGHPEQREQGGGWGELRPGQGAAAGGVAGGVSIPRQRPPGFHGGPKQEYVDAFDQDVDVLTPRTSADPYSTVTDWSAADVGVPSDTGSGYPPPTGKPASGRSPKGRAFTGIAAAAVTTVLAVVVAGQVTDRGADSGVRSQPATDQARDARDPASRGDERPTPSEPAAAPLTYEQKMGKTYALSATLDGSGKFDAVKGVDKAPGAGQKFTYRVDVEQGLGLDGELFAQAVQKTLNDDRSWAHDGARTFERIHSGEPDFVITLASPGTTAEWCAKSSLDTTVDNVSCDSAATERVMINAYRWAQGSETFGDRIHAYRQMLINHEVGHRLGFHHVTCDKDGELAPVMQQQTKFLDHDGISCRPNPWAYPGS from the coding sequence GTGGGACGCCACAGTCGGCGAGGGCCTGCGCCGAAGAGCGAGGCAGCCGCGGACTCGGCCGGGCGGCGCAGGGGGGCGCAGGGGGGTTCTCGGGCTCCTCAAGCGCCTCGGGCGCCTCAGGCTCCTCAAGGGGGTCCGGGGGGTCCGGGGGGTCCGGGGGGTCCGGGGGGTCCGGGGGTTTCTGACGGGGCGCCGACTCGCGGAGTCCCTAGATTTCCTGACGGCACGCCGGCTCATGGTGTGCCCAGGTATGCCGATGGAACGCCGGCTCATGGTGTGCCGCGCTACGCCGACGGCACTCCCGCGCGTGGGGTGCCCCGGCTTCCTGACGGCACGCCCGCGCATGGGTTTCCGCGGCTTCCCGACGGGACCCCGGCGTACGGGTTTCCGCATCTCCCTGACGGGACTCCGGCGCACGGGTTCCCCCGGCTGCCTGATGGCACTCCCGCGCATGGCAGCCCTCGGTTCCCGGATGGCACTCCCGCGCACGGCTTTCCACGGGTCCGGGGTGGGCACCCCGAGCAGCGTGAACAGGGTGGTGGCTGGGGCGAGTTGAGGCCCGGTCAGGGGGCGGCCGCCGGTGGGGTCGCGGGTGGCGTCTCGATACCGCGGCAGCGGCCTCCGGGGTTCCACGGCGGGCCGAAGCAGGAGTATGTCGACGCCTTCGACCAGGACGTCGACGTCCTCACGCCCCGCACCTCCGCCGATCCCTACTCCACCGTCACCGACTGGTCCGCCGCCGATGTCGGCGTGCCCAGCGACACCGGCTCCGGCTACCCGCCGCCCACCGGCAAACCCGCGTCCGGCAGGAGCCCCAAGGGGCGTGCCTTCACCGGTATCGCGGCCGCCGCCGTCACCACCGTGCTCGCGGTCGTGGTCGCCGGCCAGGTCACGGACCGGGGCGCGGACTCCGGCGTACGGTCTCAGCCGGCCACCGACCAGGCGCGGGACGCCCGGGACCCCGCGTCGCGCGGGGACGAGCGGCCGACGCCCTCCGAGCCCGCCGCGGCGCCGCTGACGTACGAGCAGAAGATGGGCAAGACGTACGCGCTCAGCGCCACGCTCGACGGGTCGGGGAAGTTCGACGCCGTGAAGGGTGTCGACAAGGCGCCCGGCGCGGGGCAGAAGTTCACCTACCGCGTCGATGTCGAGCAAGGGCTCGGGCTGGACGGTGAGCTGTTCGCGCAGGCCGTGCAGAAGACCCTGAACGACGACCGGAGTTGGGCCCATGACGGGGCCCGTACCTTCGAGCGGATCCACTCCGGCGAACCCGACTTCGTGATCACCCTGGCCAGCCCGGGGACGACCGCCGAATGGTGTGCCAAGTCGAGCCTGGACACGACCGTGGACAATGTGTCCTGCGATTCGGCCGCCACCGAGCGCGTGATGATCAATGCCTATCGGTGGGCGCAGGGGTCGGAGACCTTCGGGGACCGCATTCACGCCTACCGGCAGATGCTGATCAACCACGAGGTCGGTCACCGGCTCGGCTTCCACCACGTGACCTGCGACAAGGACGGCGAACTCGCCCCCGTCATGCAGCAGCAGACCAAGTTCCTCGACCATGACGGGATCAGCTGCCGCCCCAACCCCTGGGCGTATCCCGGGAGTTGA
- a CDS encoding DUF3492 domain-containing protein: MRIGLLTEGGYPYVSGDARLWCDRLVRGLGQHEFDVYALSRSERQEDEGWVPLPSQVRRVRTAPLWSAEEDGVAYGRRARRRFSEHYGALAAVLCAGADEARGGGAHNGGVCSEGASDDVADRFGNALYGLAELARDEGGLAGALRSETAVRALEGACRAPRALRTAREVRVPELLTVAAHLERALRPLSLDWYEDDGLGSVDLCHAASGGPAALPGLLARHFSGVPLLVTEYGVRLRTHYLAATDAPPAVRALLAAFHGRLAAEIYRRAEVITPGNAHARRWQEHCGADRAKLRTVYPGMDAARFSEVGEAPEAADPDTLVWVGRVEPAKDLVSLLHAFAEIRKEEPKARLRIVGAAAGAEGEAYLGHCKALAAQLFPDEAVGLHAVGDNPVSFEEIGGPELPTAADAYAAGAVTVLSSVVEGFPISLVEAMLCARATVSTDVGAVVEVIGGTGLVVPPRNPRALAEACVALLRDPERRARLGAAARARALELFTVEQNVAAFHGIYLEIVARCPVRRVVLDETGEPLPFAVPAEAHVPGRWTGPAARLVARGGPGWAAGPGWAAAGPPVRATPHVAVEGAR; the protein is encoded by the coding sequence GTGCGCATCGGACTGCTTACGGAGGGTGGCTATCCGTATGTGAGCGGTGACGCCAGGCTCTGGTGCGACCGGCTCGTGCGCGGGCTCGGGCAGCACGAGTTCGACGTCTACGCGCTCAGCCGCAGCGAGCGCCAGGAGGACGAGGGCTGGGTCCCGCTGCCCTCGCAGGTCCGACGGGTGCGGACGGCGCCGCTGTGGAGCGCGGAGGAAGACGGGGTGGCGTACGGCAGGCGTGCGCGCCGGCGCTTCAGCGAGCACTACGGCGCGTTGGCGGCGGTGTTGTGCGCCGGTGCGGACGAGGCTCGCGGCGGGGGTGCGCACAACGGGGGCGTGTGTTCCGAAGGCGCGTCGGATGACGTGGCGGACCGTTTCGGCAACGCGCTGTACGGGCTGGCCGAACTCGCGCGTGACGAGGGCGGCCTGGCCGGCGCGCTGCGCTCCGAGACCGCCGTGCGCGCTCTGGAGGGCGCGTGTCGTGCGCCGCGCGCCCTCCGCACGGCGCGCGAGGTGCGCGTACCCGAGCTCCTCACTGTCGCCGCGCACCTGGAACGCGCGCTGCGCCCCCTCTCGCTCGACTGGTACGAGGACGACGGCCTGGGCTCGGTCGACCTCTGCCACGCCGCCTCCGGTGGGCCGGCCGCCCTGCCCGGACTGCTCGCCCGCCACTTCTCCGGCGTACCTCTGCTGGTGACGGAGTACGGCGTGCGGCTGCGCACGCACTACCTCGCGGCCACCGACGCGCCGCCCGCCGTACGGGCGCTGCTCGCCGCCTTCCACGGCCGGCTGGCCGCCGAGATCTACCGGCGGGCCGAGGTCATCACCCCCGGCAACGCGCACGCCCGCCGCTGGCAGGAGCACTGCGGTGCCGACCGCGCCAAGCTGCGCACCGTCTATCCCGGCATGGACGCCGCCCGCTTCTCGGAGGTCGGCGAGGCCCCGGAGGCCGCCGACCCGGACACGCTGGTCTGGGTCGGCCGGGTGGAGCCCGCCAAGGACCTGGTGTCGCTGCTGCACGCCTTCGCCGAGATCCGCAAGGAGGAGCCGAAGGCGCGGCTGCGCATCGTCGGTGCCGCCGCGGGTGCCGAGGGCGAGGCCTATCTCGGCCACTGCAAGGCGCTGGCCGCGCAGCTCTTTCCCGACGAGGCGGTCGGTCTGCACGCCGTCGGCGACAACCCCGTCTCCTTCGAGGAGATCGGTGGACCGGAGCTGCCGACGGCTGCCGACGCGTACGCCGCCGGTGCCGTGACCGTGCTGTCCAGCGTCGTCGAGGGCTTCCCGATCAGCCTGGTCGAGGCGATGCTCTGCGCCCGCGCGACGGTGTCGACGGACGTCGGCGCGGTGGTGGAGGTCATCGGCGGCACCGGGCTCGTCGTGCCGCCGCGCAATCCGCGTGCGCTCGCGGAGGCGTGCGTGGCACTGCTGCGCGACCCCGAGCGCCGTGCGCGCCTGGGCGCGGCCGCACGAGCGCGTGCCCTCGAACTGTTCACCGTCGAGCAGAACGTCGCGGCATTTCACGGCATTTACCTGGAGATCGTCGCGCGCTGCCCGGTGCGCCGGGTTGTTCTGGACGAGACGGGCGAGCCGCTGCCGTTCGCCGTACCCGCCGAGGCCCATGTCCCCGGCCGCTGGACCGGTCCGGCGGCACGGCTGGTGGCCCGCGGCGGCCCCGGCTGGGCGGCGGGCCCCGGCTGGGCGGCGGCGGGACCGCCGGTACGGGCAACTCCCCACGTGGCCGTGGAGGGCGCGCGATGA
- a CDS encoding ABC transporter permease produces the protein MSEALVAVDAPGAVSAAPGASGARRFRRRLRTQRAALVAAGAVALLILVALAAPLLTALEGQDPTTYHPALVDSARGGVPIGSFGGVSGEHWLGVEPQTGRDLFARLVYGARVSLGVALAATVVQMLIGVSMGLGAALGGQWVDQLLSRCTDIIIAMPLMIMALALLAIVPSSFPRPVLVALVIGLIGWGNIAKIVRARTLTLKELDYVAAARLSGWGTLRIARRELLPGVAAPVITYAALLVPSNISVEAALSFLGVGVKPPTPSWGQMLTSADVWYQAAPQYLLLPAGALFVTVLALTVLGDGVRTALDPRAASRLRVGTGLKRESGA, from the coding sequence ATGAGTGAGGCACTTGTCGCCGTCGACGCGCCCGGGGCGGTCAGCGCCGCCCCGGGCGCCTCGGGGGCACGTCGGTTCCGGCGGCGGCTGCGGACGCAGCGCGCCGCCCTGGTCGCGGCAGGCGCGGTCGCGCTGCTGATCCTCGTCGCGCTCGCGGCACCCCTGCTCACGGCCCTGGAGGGCCAGGACCCGACCACCTATCACCCCGCCCTGGTGGACTCCGCGCGCGGAGGGGTGCCGATCGGGTCCTTCGGAGGCGTCAGCGGCGAGCACTGGCTGGGCGTCGAGCCGCAGACCGGGCGGGACCTGTTCGCGCGGCTGGTGTACGGCGCGCGGGTGTCGCTGGGGGTCGCGCTGGCCGCGACCGTCGTCCAGATGTTGATCGGTGTCTCGATGGGGCTCGGGGCCGCGCTCGGTGGTCAATGGGTTGATCAACTGTTGAGCCGGTGCACGGACATCATCATCGCCATGCCGCTGATGATCATGGCGTTGGCGCTGCTGGCGATCGTCCCGTCGAGCTTCCCGCGGCCCGTGCTGGTCGCCCTCGTCATCGGTCTGATCGGCTGGGGCAACATCGCGAAGATCGTGCGCGCCCGCACACTCACCCTCAAGGAGCTCGACTATGTCGCCGCGGCCCGGCTCAGCGGCTGGGGCACCCTCCGGATCGCCCGCCGCGAACTGCTGCCCGGAGTCGCCGCGCCCGTCATCACCTACGCCGCGCTCCTCGTCCCGTCCAACATCAGCGTCGAGGCCGCCCTGTCCTTCCTCGGCGTCGGGGTGAAGCCGCCGACCCCGTCGTGGGGACAGATGCTCACCTCCGCCGATGTCTGGTACCAGGCCGCCCCGCAGTACCTGCTGCTGCCCGCGGGCGCCCTGTTCGTCACCGTCCTCGCCCTGACCGTCCTCGGCGACGGCGTCCGCACCGCCCTCGACCCCCGCGCGGCCTCCCGCCTGCGCGTCGGAACGGGCCTCAAGAGGGAGTCCGGGGCATGA
- a CDS encoding Ms4533A family Cys-rich leader peptide, which produces MSSHRVSARAAIELALIGVTALCVADVHCR; this is translated from the coding sequence ATGTCGTCCCACCGCGTGTCCGCCCGCGCAGCCATCGAGCTGGCGCTGATCGGCGTGACCGCTCTCTGCGTGGCCGACGTTCACTGTCGCTGA
- a CDS encoding ABC transporter permease, whose translation MNFVVRRTLGALVTLLAISVIIYVVFYVTPGNVAQITCGPRCSPVQVQQVADQLHLDDPLYARYWHFLEGIVAGRDYSTGTAVQHCPAPCLGLSYQSDQQVTRLILAKLPVSLSLVLGAMVLWLVLGVGTGVLSAWRRGRLSERILTGVTLAGTATPVFVIGLILMIVVCGELRLLPFPQYVNLTEDPEQWAWNLLLPWLSLALIEAAAFARLTRASMLETLAEDHIRTFRAYGVGERSVVGRHALRGAFAPVIALNANNVGSAVGGAVLTETLFGLPGIGRELVHAVQVVDLPVVVGMVLVIGFFVVVSNAVADVLYAVADRRVVLA comes from the coding sequence ATGAACTTCGTCGTGCGCCGCACGCTCGGCGCCCTGGTCACCCTGCTCGCGATCTCGGTGATCATCTACGTCGTCTTCTACGTCACCCCCGGCAACGTCGCCCAGATCACCTGCGGTCCGCGCTGCTCGCCCGTCCAGGTCCAGCAGGTCGCGGACCAACTGCACCTCGACGACCCGCTGTATGCGCGCTACTGGCACTTCCTGGAGGGCATCGTCGCGGGCCGGGACTACTCCACCGGCACCGCCGTGCAGCACTGCCCGGCGCCCTGCCTCGGGCTGTCGTACCAGAGCGACCAGCAGGTCACCCGGCTGATCCTGGCCAAGCTCCCGGTCAGCCTCTCGCTGGTGCTCGGCGCTATGGTGCTGTGGCTGGTCCTCGGGGTCGGCACCGGGGTGCTCTCGGCATGGCGGCGCGGCCGGCTCTCCGAGCGGATCCTCACCGGCGTCACCCTCGCCGGGACCGCCACGCCGGTCTTCGTCATCGGCCTGATCCTGATGATCGTCGTCTGCGGTGAGCTGCGGCTGCTGCCCTTCCCGCAGTACGTGAACCTCACCGAGGACCCCGAGCAGTGGGCCTGGAACCTGCTGCTGCCCTGGCTCTCGCTCGCCCTCATCGAGGCCGCCGCGTTCGCCCGGCTCACCAGGGCGTCGATGCTGGAGACACTGGCCGAGGACCACATCCGCACCTTCCGCGCGTATGGCGTGGGGGAGCGGTCGGTGGTCGGGCGGCACGCGCTGCGCGGGGCGTTCGCGCCGGTCATCGCGCTCAACGCCAACAACGTGGGCTCGGCGGTGGGCGGCGCGGTGCTCACCGAGACGCTGTTCGGACTGCCCGGAATCGGTCGGGAACTGGTCCATGCGGTCCAGGTGGTCGACCTGCCCGTCGTGGTCGGCATGGTCCTCGTCATCGGGTTCTTCGTCGTCGTCTCGAACGCCGTGGCGGATGTGCTGTACGCGGTGGCGGACCGAAGGGTGGTGCTGGCATGA
- a CDS encoding ABC transporter substrate-binding protein → MRPSSLLSARVAAVLVVLATGAAACGPEDNDAKGSAGDSTPHQGGTLTVLNSNPQQDFDPARLYTSGGGNVPSLVFRTLTTRNREDGAAGAEVVPDLATDTGRPNKDATVWTYTLKEGLKYEDGTPITSADVKYGIERSFAAELSGGAPYLRDWLIGGADYEGPYKDKGGLGSIETPDARTIVFRLNKPEGEFPYLATQTQFAPVPEARDTGTKYEEHPVSSGPYKVVKNENDGERLILERNTHWSASTDAERKAYPDRIDVRSGLDPAVINQRLSASQGADAAAVTTDTNLGPAELAKVTGDQELASRVGTGHFGYTNYIAFNPKVKPFDNAKVRQAIAYAIDRSSVVNAAGGSALAEAATTFLPSQKSFGYTPYDHFPAGGSGDPAKAEELLKEAGHADGLTVTLTHSNAKDFETSPELATAIQDALKKAGITVELEGLEENDYSDKIHNAGTEPGFFLAHWGADWPSGGPFLAPIFDGRQIVKNGANFNTSFLNDDSVNAEIDAINKLTDLDAAAQRWGALDKEIGERALTVPLFHPVYKRLYGEDIKNVVISDWTGVLDISQVAVK, encoded by the coding sequence ATGCGTCCATCGTCCCTGCTCAGCGCCCGCGTGGCCGCCGTCCTGGTGGTCCTTGCCACAGGCGCCGCCGCCTGCGGCCCCGAGGACAACGATGCCAAGGGGTCGGCCGGAGACTCCACCCCGCACCAGGGCGGCACACTCACCGTCCTGAACTCCAATCCACAGCAGGACTTCGATCCCGCCCGGCTGTACACCTCCGGCGGCGGAAACGTCCCGTCGCTGGTCTTCCGCACCCTCACCACCCGTAACAGGGAGGACGGCGCGGCGGGCGCCGAGGTCGTCCCCGACCTCGCCACCGACACCGGGCGGCCCAACAAGGACGCGACGGTGTGGACGTACACCCTGAAGGAGGGCCTGAAGTACGAGGACGGTACGCCGATCACCTCGGCCGATGTGAAGTACGGCATCGAGCGGTCCTTCGCCGCCGAACTCTCCGGTGGCGCCCCCTACTTGCGGGACTGGCTGATCGGCGGTGCCGACTACGAGGGGCCGTACAAGGACAAGGGCGGTCTGGGCTCGATCGAGACGCCGGACGCGCGGACCATCGTCTTCCGGCTGAACAAGCCCGAGGGCGAGTTCCCGTACCTGGCCACTCAGACGCAGTTCGCGCCGGTGCCCGAGGCCAGGGACACGGGGACGAAGTACGAGGAGCACCCGGTCTCCTCGGGGCCGTACAAGGTCGTGAAGAACGAGAACGACGGTGAGCGGCTGATCCTGGAGCGGAACACCCACTGGTCCGCCTCGACCGACGCCGAGCGCAAGGCCTACCCGGACCGGATCGACGTACGCTCCGGGCTCGACCCGGCCGTGATCAACCAGCGGCTGTCGGCGTCCCAGGGGGCGGACGCGGCGGCCGTCACGACGGACACCAACCTGGGCCCCGCCGAGCTGGCCAAGGTGACCGGTGACCAGGAGCTCGCGTCCCGCGTGGGGACGGGGCACTTCGGCTACACCAACTACATCGCGTTCAACCCGAAGGTGAAGCCGTTCGACAACGCCAAGGTGCGGCAGGCGATCGCGTACGCGATCGACCGCTCGTCCGTCGTCAACGCGGCGGGCGGATCGGCGCTGGCCGAGGCCGCCACGACCTTCCTGCCGAGCCAGAAGTCCTTCGGCTACACGCCCTACGACCACTTCCCGGCCGGTGGCTCCGGCGACCCGGCCAAGGCCGAGGAGCTGCTGAAGGAGGCGGGTCACGCGGACGGGCTCACCGTCACGCTGACCCACTCCAACGCCAAGGACTTCGAGACCAGCCCGGAGTTGGCGACGGCCATCCAGGACGCGCTGAAGAAGGCGGGTATCACGGTCGAGCTGGAGGGCCTGGAGGAGAACGACTACTCGGACAAGATCCACAACGCCGGGACCGAGCCCGGGTTCTTCCTCGCCCACTGGGGTGCCGACTGGCCTTCCGGCGGCCCCTTCCTCGCTCCGATCTTCGACGGCCGGCAGATCGTGAAGAACGGCGCCAACTTCAACACCAGCTTCCTCAATGATGATTCGGTCAATGCGGAGATTGACGCGATCAACAAGTTGACCGACCTTGACGCGGCCGCCCAGAGGTGGGGTGCCCTGGACAAGGAGATCGGCGAGCGGGCACTGACCGTGCCGCTGTTCCACCCGGTCTACAAGCGGCTCTACGGCGAGGACATCAAGAACGTCGTGATCAGCGACTGGACCGGTGTGCTGGACATCTCGCAGGTCGCGGTCAAGTAG
- a CDS encoding alpha/beta fold hydrolase: protein MSSTELPSAAPAANVLPKVATVRVAEGERLRSVGLPGITLTVRSRPPARAGLPPALYVHGLGGSSQNWSDLMRQLEGVVDGEAVDLPGFGDSPPPDDGDYSVTAHARAVIRHLDASGRGPVHLFGNSLGGAVATRVAAVRPDLVRTLTLVSPALPEIRVQRTAVPTALLALPGVVTLFNRITREWSAEQRVRGVLGLCYGDPARVSAEGFRNAVEEMERRLQLPYFWDAMARSARGIVNAYTLGGQHALWRQAERVLAPTLLVYGGRDQLVGYRMAQRAVHAFRDSRLLSLPEAGHVAMMEYPDVVARAFRELLAEGDDGTAPRAGAVDGGAVLKDAGAANDGGAMTETAGS from the coding sequence ATGTCTTCGACCGAGCTGCCGTCCGCCGCACCGGCGGCCAACGTACTGCCGAAGGTGGCGACCGTCAGGGTCGCGGAGGGTGAGCGGCTCAGGTCGGTCGGGCTGCCGGGGATCACCCTGACGGTACGGTCCAGGCCACCGGCCCGCGCGGGGCTGCCGCCCGCCCTGTACGTCCACGGTCTCGGCGGCTCCTCGCAGAACTGGTCGGACCTGATGCGGCAGCTGGAGGGCGTCGTCGACGGCGAGGCCGTCGACCTGCCGGGCTTCGGCGACTCGCCGCCGCCGGATGACGGCGACTACTCGGTCACCGCCCACGCGCGGGCGGTGATCCGCCATCTCGACGCCTCCGGTCGCGGTCCCGTACACCTCTTCGGCAACTCGCTCGGCGGCGCGGTCGCCACGCGCGTCGCCGCCGTACGGCCCGATCTCGTCCGTACGCTCACGCTCGTGTCCCCCGCGCTTCCGGAGATCCGCGTCCAGCGCACCGCCGTGCCGACGGCGCTGCTCGCGCTGCCCGGCGTGGTCACGCTGTTCAACCGGATCACCAGGGAGTGGTCGGCGGAGCAGCGGGTGCGCGGGGTCCTCGGTCTCTGTTACGGCGATCCCGCACGGGTGAGCGCGGAGGGGTTCCGCAACGCCGTGGAGGAGATGGAGCGGCGGCTTCAACTGCCGTACTTCTGGGACGCGATGGCGCGCTCCGCGCGGGGTATCGTCAACGCGTACACGCTCGGCGGGCAGCACGCGCTCTGGCGCCAGGCCGAGCGCGTCCTCGCCCCGACGCTCCTCGTCTACGGCGGCCGGGACCAGCTGGTCGGCTACCGCATGGCCCAGCGCGCGGTTCACGCCTTCCGTGACTCCCGCCTGCTGAGCCTGCCGGAGGCGGGGCATGTGGCGATGATGGAGTACCCGGACGTGGTGGCACGGGCGTTCCGGGAACTGCTGGCCGAGGGGGATGATGGGACGGCCCCGCGTGCGGGCGCCGTCGACGGCGGTGCGGTCCTGAAGGACGCTGGGGCCGCGAATGACGGTGGGGCCATGACCGAGACCGCGGGGAGCTGA